A window of the Streptomyces sp. NBC_00250 genome harbors these coding sequences:
- a CDS encoding ricin-type beta-trefoil lectin domain protein has protein sequence MSDISARRGTTRSRVRTKAAVGRGMVAVAAAFGLGMSAVPLAAAVTPAVPTPGTPATMSTQGPAGPRSTAQPPTGADTKAARAVQEALRKAKATGKPVTVDALTTETSETVAGPDGHRLTTRSHTQTVRVKRSGRWQTLDATLAAGPGGTVAPKVTGTRLVLSGGGTGPLATVTTDDGKQFSVTAPFALPKPALSGATATYARVLPDVDLKVTALADGGWREVVVVKTAKAAADPRLKELRFPVRTNGLTLVADRAGNIALKDARGKVRMHAPTPFQWDSSHAAPTSRWVKAAAAANTPVATPTAPGVRSSAEQPGDGATVSTMKVAATADALVLTPDPKTFGKGTGPWYLDPTFGAEAKRQVNAQVQENHKTTSNVNTLSSLGVGYCGYSDCTGYGRYRSYFQLGIPSVLYGDGSRGTAQIARATLVANVVSSSAPGTNKGVALWNTPTIPGGATWNNQPCGTGYMNGCDKVGTQWITGNGNIYYDVKWWVQRAADQKWSNWTVGFSGEDENNMYYRHHLGADPSIVIEYDIAPTIWYPRAVPAPSFADSGNTSECQTPGGNPWDNPGWIGANQYVKLRVNTWSPTGWNQLYTKFHVWDDNDSTWGVNQDVGPTGSYGEVDYWADRLADGHQYGWNAEVSDGWLSSGGTAWCYFRIDKTPPVVSVRSTDFPASGTLNVRPKLKINETGTFTVDVTDPAPGAGLRASGPACVRWSTDPTPVTGWKCGDPGVIRGSGGSFAYTPRLWGTNILFVQAMDVAGNYSQPFPYTFYVPWDPATGKAVPGDLDQDGRGDILKPDAAGNLLHMTADTDPTLAQAALLGLAPQGTNWNDVQTSHRGALRSMGVDDVFAHTTANPALKGNLYLYPNKGDGTFHTYTTVDKPTTWAAPDGTPLDGPPASWVPDWSEATQILALGAPKATLNDFDGDLALDQTAVLAVERGNLWLYRSNSINTLDADAVLVSGTGNWGGFELINPGSASGTAQPTLWTRSLSDGAIRSYRIGTGPDGRLDLSGLADPLAPAPILTGITTADYPKVGSVGDATKDGRADLWAVAAGTETLKFWRGTAAQGAPAGAVTGFDAPVELGDTTAPVDRMRLATQVGGKTPDAYGKFSGTVKGGVSFTDDTVNGAPAKVATFNGTDGVIESDGLKVDPTKSFSISLWTKANALTDGVVISQDNTQASGFMVWPATMANGYVNWHLGMATADNGGWPYDTTDARSSAARVQVGAWTKLTISYNATTGQTALYVNDALAASGVHTTKLAAAGSLVLGRYKYQGRGSNFYNGAIADVVVHDYSVDPAGTTGPIASDQAAGSCLDLVGNVAEQGHAVQIYSCNGTGAQAWTGMPDGSLRIKGYCFDAPGNTSLGNGTPLQIWSCNGSANQKWYFRADGSIYNPASGRCVDAPGGNTLQLWDCNQTRPQRLMPVPVT, from the coding sequence ATGTCAGACATATCCGCGAGACGCGGGACCACCCGGTCCCGCGTCCGCACCAAGGCCGCCGTCGGCCGGGGGATGGTGGCCGTCGCCGCCGCGTTCGGCCTCGGCATGAGCGCCGTACCGCTCGCCGCCGCCGTGACCCCGGCCGTACCGACCCCCGGTACGCCGGCCACGATGAGCACCCAGGGCCCGGCCGGTCCCCGGTCCACCGCACAGCCCCCCACGGGCGCGGACACCAAGGCCGCCAGGGCCGTCCAGGAAGCGCTGCGCAAGGCCAAGGCGACCGGCAAGCCCGTCACCGTCGACGCCCTGACGACCGAGACCTCCGAGACGGTCGCGGGCCCCGACGGCCACCGCCTCACCACCCGGAGCCACACCCAGACCGTACGGGTCAAGCGCTCCGGCCGCTGGCAGACCCTGGACGCCACCCTCGCCGCCGGGCCCGGCGGTACCGTCGCCCCCAAGGTCACCGGTACCCGGCTCGTCCTCTCCGGCGGCGGCACCGGTCCGCTCGCCACCGTCACCACCGACGACGGCAAGCAGTTCTCCGTCACCGCCCCGTTCGCGCTGCCCAAGCCCGCCCTGAGCGGCGCCACCGCCACGTACGCCCGGGTCCTCCCCGACGTAGACCTGAAGGTCACCGCCCTCGCCGACGGCGGCTGGCGTGAGGTCGTCGTGGTCAAGACGGCCAAGGCCGCAGCCGACCCCCGGCTCAAGGAGCTGCGCTTCCCGGTCCGTACGAACGGGCTGACGCTCGTCGCCGACCGGGCCGGCAACATCGCCCTCAAGGACGCGCGCGGCAAGGTCCGGATGCACGCCCCCACCCCGTTCCAGTGGGACTCCAGCCACGCCGCGCCCACCTCGCGCTGGGTGAAGGCGGCCGCCGCGGCGAACACTCCCGTGGCCACGCCGACCGCCCCGGGCGTCCGGTCCTCCGCGGAGCAGCCTGGTGACGGCGCCACCGTCTCCACCATGAAGGTCGCCGCGACCGCGGACGCCCTCGTCCTCACCCCGGACCCGAAGACCTTCGGCAAGGGCACCGGCCCCTGGTACCTCGACCCGACCTTCGGAGCCGAGGCCAAGCGCCAGGTCAACGCCCAGGTGCAGGAGAACCACAAGACGACGTCGAACGTCAACACGCTCTCCAGCCTCGGCGTCGGCTACTGCGGCTACTCCGACTGCACCGGCTACGGCCGCTACCGCTCGTACTTCCAGCTCGGCATCCCCTCGGTGCTCTACGGCGACGGCTCCCGCGGCACCGCGCAGATCGCCCGCGCCACGCTGGTCGCCAACGTGGTCAGCTCCTCGGCCCCGGGCACCAACAAGGGCGTCGCCCTGTGGAACACGCCGACGATCCCCGGCGGTGCCACCTGGAACAACCAGCCCTGCGGCACCGGCTACATGAACGGCTGCGACAAGGTCGGGACGCAGTGGATCACCGGCAACGGCAACATCTACTACGACGTCAAGTGGTGGGTGCAGCGGGCCGCCGACCAGAAGTGGTCGAACTGGACGGTCGGGTTCTCGGGTGAGGACGAGAACAACATGTACTACCGCCATCACCTCGGCGCCGACCCGTCCATCGTCATCGAGTACGACATCGCGCCCACCATCTGGTACCCGCGTGCCGTCCCCGCCCCGTCGTTCGCCGACAGCGGCAACACCAGCGAGTGCCAGACCCCGGGCGGCAACCCCTGGGACAACCCCGGCTGGATCGGCGCCAACCAGTACGTCAAGCTGCGCGTCAACACCTGGTCCCCGACCGGCTGGAACCAGCTGTACACCAAGTTCCACGTCTGGGACGACAACGACTCCACCTGGGGCGTCAACCAGGACGTCGGCCCGACCGGCAGCTACGGCGAGGTCGACTACTGGGCCGACCGGCTCGCCGACGGCCACCAGTACGGCTGGAACGCCGAGGTCAGCGACGGCTGGCTGTCCTCCGGCGGCACCGCGTGGTGCTACTTCCGGATCGACAAGACACCGCCGGTCGTCTCCGTCCGCTCCACCGACTTCCCGGCGAGCGGCACCCTCAACGTCCGGCCCAAGCTGAAGATCAACGAGACCGGCACCTTCACGGTCGACGTCACCGACCCCGCGCCGGGCGCCGGGCTGCGCGCCTCCGGCCCGGCCTGCGTCCGCTGGAGCACCGACCCCACCCCGGTCACCGGCTGGAAGTGCGGCGACCCGGGCGTCATCCGGGGTTCGGGCGGCAGCTTCGCCTACACCCCGCGCCTGTGGGGCACCAACATCCTCTTCGTCCAGGCCATGGACGTCGCGGGCAACTACAGCCAGCCCTTCCCGTACACCTTCTACGTCCCCTGGGACCCGGCGACCGGCAAGGCGGTCCCCGGTGACCTCGACCAGGACGGCCGCGGCGACATCCTCAAGCCGGACGCGGCGGGCAACCTGCTCCACATGACGGCGGACACCGATCCGACCCTCGCCCAGGCCGCCCTGCTCGGCCTCGCCCCGCAGGGCACCAACTGGAACGACGTCCAGACCAGCCACCGGGGCGCGCTGCGCTCCATGGGCGTCGACGACGTCTTCGCCCACACCACGGCCAACCCGGCGCTCAAGGGGAACCTCTACCTCTACCCCAACAAGGGCGACGGCACCTTCCACACGTACACCACCGTCGACAAGCCCACGACCTGGGCCGCCCCCGACGGCACCCCGCTCGACGGGCCGCCCGCGTCCTGGGTGCCCGACTGGTCCGAGGCGACCCAGATCCTCGCGCTCGGCGCGCCCAAGGCGACGCTGAACGACTTCGACGGCGACCTCGCCCTCGACCAGACCGCGGTCCTCGCGGTCGAGCGCGGCAACCTGTGGCTCTACCGCTCCAACAGCATCAACACCCTCGACGCCGACGCCGTGCTGGTCTCCGGCACCGGCAACTGGGGCGGCTTCGAGCTGATCAACCCCGGCTCGGCGAGCGGCACGGCCCAGCCCACGCTGTGGACCCGCAGTCTGTCGGACGGCGCGATCCGCTCGTACCGTATCGGCACCGGTCCCGACGGCAGGCTCGACCTGTCCGGCCTGGCCGACCCGCTGGCCCCCGCGCCGATCCTCACCGGGATCACCACGGCCGACTACCCGAAGGTCGGCTCCGTCGGCGACGCCACCAAGGACGGCCGCGCCGACCTGTGGGCCGTCGCCGCGGGCACCGAGACCCTGAAGTTCTGGCGCGGCACCGCCGCCCAGGGCGCCCCGGCGGGCGCCGTGACCGGCTTCGACGCCCCGGTCGAGCTCGGTGACACCACCGCGCCCGTGGACCGGATGCGGCTGGCCACGCAGGTGGGTGGCAAAACCCCGGACGCGTACGGGAAGTTCTCCGGCACCGTCAAGGGCGGGGTGAGCTTCACCGACGACACCGTCAACGGAGCTCCGGCGAAGGTCGCCACCTTCAACGGTACGGACGGGGTCATCGAGTCCGACGGACTCAAGGTCGACCCGACCAAGTCCTTCTCGATCTCCCTGTGGACCAAGGCGAACGCCCTCACCGACGGCGTCGTCATCAGCCAGGACAACACCCAGGCCAGCGGCTTCATGGTGTGGCCCGCCACCATGGCCAACGGCTACGTCAACTGGCACCTCGGCATGGCCACCGCCGACAATGGCGGCTGGCCGTACGACACCACGGACGCGCGCAGCAGCGCGGCCCGGGTCCAGGTGGGCGCCTGGACGAAGCTGACCATCAGCTACAACGCCACGACCGGCCAGACGGCCCTGTACGTCAACGACGCGCTCGCCGCGTCCGGCGTCCACACCACCAAACTGGCGGCGGCGGGTTCGCTGGTCCTGGGCCGCTACAAGTACCAGGGCCGGGGCAGCAACTTCTACAACGGCGCCATCGCCGACGTCGTCGTCCACGACTACTCCGTCGACCCGGCGGGCACCACCGGCCCGATCGCCTCGGACCAGGCCGCCGGCTCCTGCCTCGACCTGGTCGGCAACGTTGCCGAGCAGGGCCACGCGGTCCAGATCTACTCCTGCAACGGCACCGGGGCGCAGGCGTGGACGGGCATGCCCGACGGCAGCCTGCGGATCAAGGGCTACTGCTTCGACGCCCCGGGCAACACCTCCCTGGGCAACGGAACCCCGCTGCAGATCTGGTCCTGCAACGGCAGCGCCAACCAGAAGTGGTACTTCCGCGCGGACGGCTCGATCTACAACCCGGCCTCGGGCCGGTGCGTGGACGCGCCGGGCGGGAACACGCTCCAGCTGTGGGACTGCAACCAGACAAGGCCGCAGCGGCTGATGCCGGTGCCGGTGACGTGA